The following proteins are co-located in the Vigna angularis cultivar LongXiaoDou No.4 chromosome 2, ASM1680809v1, whole genome shotgun sequence genome:
- the LOC108321159 gene encoding uncharacterized protein LOC108321159, which translates to MCRNFSMPWMMLVAFVWLANNAIMGTNGSIAVGVKNMLGDKLMLNVYCPHIDGKQHSLANDDSIKWPYNGGLPEVPGKSSLLCFFRWNGAHHSLDMCSPSKYTGCESAIWEIKQDQFCRHRGIGGPTNYFCHHWDD; encoded by the coding sequence ATGTGTAGAAACTTTTCCATGCCATGGATGATGCTTGTAGCATTTGTTTGGCTTGCAAACAATGCTATCATGGGAACAAACGGATCCATTGCTGTTGGGGTAAAAAATATGTTGGGTGATAAGTTGATGTTAAACGTTTATTGTCCTCATATTGATGGTAAGCAACACAGTCTCGCTAATGATGATTCCATTAAGTGGCCGTACAATGGTGGGCTTCCAGAAGTACCAGGAAAATCATCATTGCTCTGTTTCTTTCGATGGAATGGTGCTCATCACTCTCTTGATATGTGTTCTCCAAGCAAGTACACTGGTTGTGAAAGTGCCATTTGGGAAATCAAACAAGACCAATTTTGTAGGCACAGAGGAATAGGTGGACCTACTAATTATTTTTGCCATCACTGGGATGATTAG
- the LOC108321171 gene encoding beta-amylase 7 isoform X2 — translation MATDMQRLVGTSEDDEEIGMDVKDEDDDEDDYEENGGEQRNASGMVGIDGGNEIGTATGDNRFAQHQQFHEQAGTPGGGTRRSRPVEEKERTKLRERRRRAITARILAGLRRHGNYNLRVRADINDVIAALAREAGWVVLPDGTTFPSRSQGQKPAGGNSTILTSSSSHVASQQTPSPSLRGVASGYRSPLEYSACQTKGDGEAQRDNHPLISGSIDNADEKQIADLPARLPERDLAGTPYVPVYVMLPLGVINIKCELVDPDGLLKQLRVLKSVHVDGVMVDCWWGIVEAHAPQEYNWNGYKRLFQMVREVKLKLQVVMSFHECGGNFGDDVCIPLPHWVAEIGRSNPDIFFTDREGRHNPECLSWGIDKERVLRGRTAVEVYFDFMRSFRVEFDEYFEDGLISMIEVGLGPCGELRYPSCPVKHGWRYPGIGEFQCYDQYMLKSLRKAAEARGHAIWARGPDNAGTYNSQPHETGFFCDGGDYDGFYGRFFLSWYSQVLVDHGNRVLSLAKLAFEGSCVTAKLAGIYWWYKTASHATELTAGYYNPCNRDGYAAIMTMLKINGVSLNIPCVELHTLNQHEGFPETFADPEGLVWQVLNAGWDVDLPVTSQNGFPCLNRVSYNKVLDHAKPMNDPDGRHFSSFTYLRLSPLLMERQNFIEFERFVKRMHGEAVLDLQV, via the exons ATGGCAACCGATATGCAAAGGCTTGTGGGAACGAGTGAGGATGATGAAGAAATAGGAATGGATGTGaaggatgaggatgatgatgaagatgattatGAGGAAAATGGAGGCGAGCAGAGAAATGCTTCAGGGATGGTGGGGATTGATGGTGGAAATGAGATAGGAACTGCCACTGGTGACAACAGATTTGCACAGCACCAGCAGTTTCATGAACAAGCAGGTACCCCTGGTGGAGGTACTCGAAGATCTAGGCCAgtagaagagaaagagagaacaAAGCTAAGAGAGAGGCGCAGGAGGGCCATCACTGCAAGGATCTTGGCTGGGCTACGCAGGCATGGCAACTACAATCTAAGAGTTAGGGCTGACATAAATGATGTCATTGCTGCTCTAGCAAGGGAGGCTGGATGGGTGGTTCTTCCAGATGGTACTACTTTTCCCTCAAGATCTCAG GGTCAAAAGCCAGCTGGTGGTAATTCTACAATTCTCACTTCATCATCTTCCCATGTGGCTTCACAACAAACTCCATCCCCTTCTCTTAGGGGAGTTGCTTCTGGCTATCGGAGCCCTTTAGAGTATAGTGCATGTCAAACAAAAG GGGATGGAGAAGCACAAAGAGACAACCATCCTCTGATTAGTGGTTCAATTGATAATGCTGATGAGAAACAG ATTGCTGACTTGCCTGCTAGATTACCCGAGCGTGATTTGGCTGGTACCCCATATGTTCCAGTTTATGTGATGCTGCCG TTAGGGGTGATCAATATAAAATGTGAGCTTGTTGATCCTGATGGGTTGCTAAAGCAGCTGAGGGTGTTGAAATCGGTGCATGTTGACGGTGTTATGGTAGATTGTTGGTGGGGAATCGTGGAGGCCCATGCTCCACAAGAGTATAATTGGAATGGTTACAAGAGACTCTTTCAAATGGTGCGAGAAGTTAAGCTTAAGCTACAG GTTGTTATGTCATTTCATGAATGTGGAGGAAATTTTGGTGATGATGTTTGTATTCCATTGCCGCATTGGGTTGCTGAAATTGGTAGGAGCAATCCTGACATTTTTTTCACTGATAGAGAGGGAAGGCACAACCCTGAATGTCTTTCTTGGGGAATAGATAAGGAACGGGTTTTAAGAGGTCGTACTGCTGTGGAG GTTTACTTTGATTTCATGAGAAGTTTCCGGGTAGAGTTTGATGAGTATTTTGAGGATGGCTTAATCTCCATGATTGAAGTTGGACTCGGTCCATGTGGAGAGCTAAGATATCCATCTTGTCCTGTAAAGCATGGTTGGAGATATCCTGGTATTGGTGAATTCCAG TGTTATGATCAGTATATGTTGAAAAGTCTTAGGAAAGCAGCAGAAGCAAGAGGTCACGCTATTTGGGCTAGAGGACCAGATAATGCTGGTACCTATAATTCTCAGCCACATGAAACAGGTTTCTTTTGTGATGGGGGTGATTATGATGGCTTCTATGGCAGGTTTTTTCTTAGCTGGTACTCTCAGGTTTTAGTTGATCATGGAAACCGGGTACTTTCTCTGGCAAAATTAGCTTTTGAGGGATCTTGTGTTACTGCAAAG TTAGCAGGTATTTACTGGTGGTACAAGACTGCAAGTCATGCTACTGAATTAACTGCTGGGTACTATAACCCATGCAATCGTGATGGCTATGCTGCAATTATGACAATGTTAAAGATAAATGGAGTTAGCTTAAACATTCCTTGTGTTGAGTTGCACACATTAAACCAACATGAGGGTTTTCCAGAGACATTTGCAGATCCTGAGGGATTAGTCTGGCAA GTGTTGAATGCCGGTTGGGATGTTGACCTACCAGTTACTAGTCAGAATGGATTTCCTTGCCTAAACAGAGTCAGCTATAACAAGGTTTTGGATCATGCCAAGCCCATGAATGATCCAGATGGAAGGCACTTTTCATCGTTTACTTACCTGAGGCTTAGTCCACTTCTTATGGAACGACAAAACTTCATAGAGTTTGAACGATTTGTCAAAAGGATGCATG GGGAAGCTGTTCTTGATCTTCAGGTATAA
- the LOC108321171 gene encoding beta-amylase 7 isoform X1, which produces MATDMQRLVGTSEDDEEIGMDVKDEDDDEDDYEENGGEQRNASGMVGIDGGNEIGTATGDNRFAQHQQFHEQAGTPGGGTRRSRPVEEKERTKLRERRRRAITARILAGLRRHGNYNLRVRADINDVIAALAREAGWVVLPDGTTFPSRSQGQKPAGGNSTILTSSSSHVASQQTPSPSLRGVASGYRSPLEYSACQTKGVFMPTPSPYDLSSTSRSQTSIVGDGEAQRDNHPLISGSIDNADEKQIADLPARLPERDLAGTPYVPVYVMLPLGVINIKCELVDPDGLLKQLRVLKSVHVDGVMVDCWWGIVEAHAPQEYNWNGYKRLFQMVREVKLKLQVVMSFHECGGNFGDDVCIPLPHWVAEIGRSNPDIFFTDREGRHNPECLSWGIDKERVLRGRTAVEVYFDFMRSFRVEFDEYFEDGLISMIEVGLGPCGELRYPSCPVKHGWRYPGIGEFQCYDQYMLKSLRKAAEARGHAIWARGPDNAGTYNSQPHETGFFCDGGDYDGFYGRFFLSWYSQVLVDHGNRVLSLAKLAFEGSCVTAKLAGIYWWYKTASHATELTAGYYNPCNRDGYAAIMTMLKINGVSLNIPCVELHTLNQHEGFPETFADPEGLVWQVLNAGWDVDLPVTSQNGFPCLNRVSYNKVLDHAKPMNDPDGRHFSSFTYLRLSPLLMERQNFIEFERFVKRMHGEAVLDLQV; this is translated from the exons ATGGCAACCGATATGCAAAGGCTTGTGGGAACGAGTGAGGATGATGAAGAAATAGGAATGGATGTGaaggatgaggatgatgatgaagatgattatGAGGAAAATGGAGGCGAGCAGAGAAATGCTTCAGGGATGGTGGGGATTGATGGTGGAAATGAGATAGGAACTGCCACTGGTGACAACAGATTTGCACAGCACCAGCAGTTTCATGAACAAGCAGGTACCCCTGGTGGAGGTACTCGAAGATCTAGGCCAgtagaagagaaagagagaacaAAGCTAAGAGAGAGGCGCAGGAGGGCCATCACTGCAAGGATCTTGGCTGGGCTACGCAGGCATGGCAACTACAATCTAAGAGTTAGGGCTGACATAAATGATGTCATTGCTGCTCTAGCAAGGGAGGCTGGATGGGTGGTTCTTCCAGATGGTACTACTTTTCCCTCAAGATCTCAG GGTCAAAAGCCAGCTGGTGGTAATTCTACAATTCTCACTTCATCATCTTCCCATGTGGCTTCACAACAAACTCCATCCCCTTCTCTTAGGGGAGTTGCTTCTGGCTATCGGAGCCCTTTAGAGTATAGTGCATGTCAAACAAAAGGTGTTTTTATGCCAACTCCATCTCCTTATGATCTATCCTCAACTTCCCGATCTCAAACATCTATTGTAGGGGATGGAGAAGCACAAAGAGACAACCATCCTCTGATTAGTGGTTCAATTGATAATGCTGATGAGAAACAG ATTGCTGACTTGCCTGCTAGATTACCCGAGCGTGATTTGGCTGGTACCCCATATGTTCCAGTTTATGTGATGCTGCCG TTAGGGGTGATCAATATAAAATGTGAGCTTGTTGATCCTGATGGGTTGCTAAAGCAGCTGAGGGTGTTGAAATCGGTGCATGTTGACGGTGTTATGGTAGATTGTTGGTGGGGAATCGTGGAGGCCCATGCTCCACAAGAGTATAATTGGAATGGTTACAAGAGACTCTTTCAAATGGTGCGAGAAGTTAAGCTTAAGCTACAG GTTGTTATGTCATTTCATGAATGTGGAGGAAATTTTGGTGATGATGTTTGTATTCCATTGCCGCATTGGGTTGCTGAAATTGGTAGGAGCAATCCTGACATTTTTTTCACTGATAGAGAGGGAAGGCACAACCCTGAATGTCTTTCTTGGGGAATAGATAAGGAACGGGTTTTAAGAGGTCGTACTGCTGTGGAG GTTTACTTTGATTTCATGAGAAGTTTCCGGGTAGAGTTTGATGAGTATTTTGAGGATGGCTTAATCTCCATGATTGAAGTTGGACTCGGTCCATGTGGAGAGCTAAGATATCCATCTTGTCCTGTAAAGCATGGTTGGAGATATCCTGGTATTGGTGAATTCCAG TGTTATGATCAGTATATGTTGAAAAGTCTTAGGAAAGCAGCAGAAGCAAGAGGTCACGCTATTTGGGCTAGAGGACCAGATAATGCTGGTACCTATAATTCTCAGCCACATGAAACAGGTTTCTTTTGTGATGGGGGTGATTATGATGGCTTCTATGGCAGGTTTTTTCTTAGCTGGTACTCTCAGGTTTTAGTTGATCATGGAAACCGGGTACTTTCTCTGGCAAAATTAGCTTTTGAGGGATCTTGTGTTACTGCAAAG TTAGCAGGTATTTACTGGTGGTACAAGACTGCAAGTCATGCTACTGAATTAACTGCTGGGTACTATAACCCATGCAATCGTGATGGCTATGCTGCAATTATGACAATGTTAAAGATAAATGGAGTTAGCTTAAACATTCCTTGTGTTGAGTTGCACACATTAAACCAACATGAGGGTTTTCCAGAGACATTTGCAGATCCTGAGGGATTAGTCTGGCAA GTGTTGAATGCCGGTTGGGATGTTGACCTACCAGTTACTAGTCAGAATGGATTTCCTTGCCTAAACAGAGTCAGCTATAACAAGGTTTTGGATCATGCCAAGCCCATGAATGATCCAGATGGAAGGCACTTTTCATCGTTTACTTACCTGAGGCTTAGTCCACTTCTTATGGAACGACAAAACTTCATAGAGTTTGAACGATTTGTCAAAAGGATGCATG GGGAAGCTGTTCTTGATCTTCAGGTATAA